A window from Lagopus muta isolate bLagMut1 chromosome 5, bLagMut1 primary, whole genome shotgun sequence encodes these proteins:
- the LOC125693560 gene encoding neurotrypsin-like isoform X2, whose product MKIPRVLRLLVELSSLLPCLRCREALLGSQPSQNHLQSAVSSGCGIGPLGYYNGSLAVTEAGAECLNWAEFPDYVQQYPDRGLGNHNHCRNPDGGATPWCFFRLASGAISWANCDCNQGAVRLAEDSSVELYFGGLWGTICADLWTDWDASVVCRQLGLSEIGTAGKKNRPGLWPIPLHLQSANCHGDEKTLLQCGYQEAVSGTCNQGSAMVTCVPPEGVGAPLRLVGGKESFEGRVEVYHDGKWGTICDDQWDDRDAEVVCRQLGLSGNPKALSWAHYGQGSGPILLDEVECSGNELSLDQCKKSDWGQQNCDHIEDAGVSCDPFTEGTVRLTGGRSPSEGRVEVYYNGDWGTVCDDGWTDLSAQVVCRQLGFSGPATLASEADYAAGQGFILLDDVACVGTELSLLDCPHSNWGQHDCSHAEDVGVHCSPESNTVTGSLGPPVRLVDGESTKEGRVEVFLNGQWGSICDDGWTDRDATVVCRQLGFSGAAKARAMAYFGEGQGPIHLDSIECRGTEHALGQCVRPDTGIHSCWHSEDAGVICDYVEEKVQDIRRTGPESSVCGMRLLHRRKKRIIGGNKSLRGGWPWQASLRLKGFQRDTRLLCGATLISSCWVVTAAHCFKRFGVDVRRYLLRVGDYHTAVKDEFERELPVERIVLHRNYWAGSNDNDIALVRMRGREGHCLSFNSHVLPICLPDKKEKSDINRQACIISGWGDTGKSYSRTLLQGVVPLLPREDCEVRYGQKFTNRMICAGNLSEDKRVDSCQGDSGGPLMCQKSNGRWIILGITSWGYGCGRKDSPGVYTKVSRYVPWIKKVTKLK is encoded by the exons ATGAAGATCCCCAGAGTACTTAGGCTGTTGGTAGAGCTCTCGAGTCTGTTACCATGTCTCAGATGCAGGGAG gcTCTCCTGGGATCCCAGCCCAGCCAAAACCATTTGCAGAGTGCAG TGTCCAGTGGGTGTGGCATCGGACCTCTTGGGTACTACAATGGCTCGTTGGCTGTCACTGAGGCTGGGGCAGAGTGCCTGAACTGGGCAGAGTTCCCTGATTACGTCCAGCAGTACCCAGACCGTGGCTTAGGGAACCACAATCACTGCAGAAACCCAGATGGGGGAGCTACACCCTGGTGCTTCTTCCGACTTGCATCAGGGGCCATCAGCTGGGCTAACTGTGACTGTAACCAAG GTGCTGTGCGGTTGGCTGAAGATAGCAGTGTGGAGCTGTACTTTGGTGGACTCTGGGGTACCATCTGTGCTGACCTCTGGACTGACTGGGATGCCAGTGTTGTCTGCAGGCAGCTAGGTCTCAG CGAGATTGGCACAGCTGGGAAGAAGAATCGTCCTGGACTGTGGCCTATTCCCCTGCACCTGCAGTCAGCAAACTGCCATGGGGATGAGAAAACCCTCTTGCAGTGTGGCTATCAGGAAGCTGTGTCAGGAACTTGTAACCAGGGGAGCGCCATGGTAACATGTGTCCCTCCAGAAG GTGTAGGCGCTCCATTGCGTTTAGTTGGGGGAAAGGAGAGCTTTGAAGGACGGGTGGAGGTATACCATGATGGCAAGTGGGGTACCATCTGTGATGATCAATGGGATGACCGTGATGCTGAAGTAGTTTGTAGGCAGCTGGGACTCAG TGGGAACCCGAAAGCCTTGTCGTGGGCTCACTATGGTCAGGGATCTGGCCCCATCCTGCTAGATGAAGTGGAGTGCTCAGGCAATGAACTCTCACTCGACCAATGCAAGAAGAGTGACTGGGGACAACAAAACTGTGACCATATTGAAGATGCTGGCGTCTCCTGTGACCCTTTCACAG AGGGCACTGTAAGGCTGACTGGTGGTCGCAGCCCCAGCGAAGGCAGGGTAGAAGTTTATTACAATGGAGACTGGGGCACAGTATGTGATGATGGCTGGACAGATCTCAGTGCCCAGGtggtctgcaggcagctgggcttCAG TGGGCCTGCTACCCTGGCCTCTGAAGCGGACTATGCTGCTGGCCAAGGCTTTATCTTGCTGGATGATGTGGCTTGTGTGGGCACGGagctctccctcctggactGTCCCCATAGCAACTGGGGGCAGCACGACTGCTCACACGCTGAGGATGTGGGAGTCCACTGTTCCCCTGAGAGCAACACAGTCACTGGCAGCCTCG gacCTCCTGTGCGGCTGGTGGATGGAGAAAGCACCAAGGAGGGACGGGTTGAAGTATTCCTGAATGGGCAGTGGGGCAGCATCTGTGATGATGGCTGGACAGACAGAGATGCTACAGTAGTTTGCAGGCAACTGGGCTTCAG TGGTGCAGCAAAAGCCAGGGCAATGGCTTATTTTGGTGAAGGCCAAGGGCCCATCCATCTGGACAGTATAGAATGTAGAGGCACAGAGCACGCTCTGGGGCAATGTGTCAGACCTGACACTGGGATTCACAGTTGCTGGCACAGTGAAGATGCTGGTGTGATTTGTGACTATGTGGAAGAGAAGGTCCAGGATATCAGGAGAACAG GTCCAGAGTCCAGTGTGTGTGGCATGCGCCTACTGCATCGTCGCAAGAAAAGGATCATAGGTGGAAACAAGTCTCTCAG aggTGGTTGGCCATGGCAGGCCTCACTACGGTTGAAGGGTTTCCAGAGAGATACCCGTCTGCTCTGTGGGGCAACACTGATCAGCAGTTGCTGGGTAGTGACTGCAGCCCACTGCTTCAAAAG GTTTGGTGTTGATGTGCGACGCTACCTGCTGCGGGTAGGTGACTACCACACAGCTGTGAAGGATGAGTTTGAGAGAGAGCTGCCTGTGGAGCGGATTGTCCTTCACAGGAACTACTGGGCTGGCAGCAACGATAATGACATTGCCCTGGTCCGAATGCGAGGCAGAGAGGGGCATTGTCTCTCCTTCAACAGCCACGTTCTGCCTATCTGCCTTCCTGACAAGAAAGAGAAGTCTGACATAAACAGGCAAGCCTGCATCATCTCTGGCTGGGGAGACACAG GGAAATCTTATTCAAGAACACTACTGCAGGGGGTGGTGCCTCTTCTGCCACGGGAAGACTGTGAGGTCCGTTATGGGCAGAAGTTCACGAACCGCATGATTTGTGCTGGGAACCTCTCTGAAGATAAACGAGTGGACAGCTGCCAGGGTGACAGCGGAGGGCCACTCATGTGTCAGAAGTCAAATGGACGCTGGATCATTTTGGGAATCACTTCGTGGGGTTACGGGTGTGGTCGGAAGGATTCCCCTGGTGTGTACACAAAGGTCAGCAGATACGTACCCTGGATCAAGAAAGTGACCaagctaaaatga
- the LOC125693560 gene encoding neurotrypsin-like isoform X1 has protein sequence MERAGKRLVTRVCLPKAAKGRAAFRTCPCLFHWIISLPLLCFFSQALLGSQPSQNHLQSAVSSGCGIGPLGYYNGSLAVTEAGAECLNWAEFPDYVQQYPDRGLGNHNHCRNPDGGATPWCFFRLASGAISWANCDCNQGAVRLAEDSSVELYFGGLWGTICADLWTDWDASVVCRQLGLSEIGTAGKKNRPGLWPIPLHLQSANCHGDEKTLLQCGYQEAVSGTCNQGSAMVTCVPPEGVGAPLRLVGGKESFEGRVEVYHDGKWGTICDDQWDDRDAEVVCRQLGLSGNPKALSWAHYGQGSGPILLDEVECSGNELSLDQCKKSDWGQQNCDHIEDAGVSCDPFTEGTVRLTGGRSPSEGRVEVYYNGDWGTVCDDGWTDLSAQVVCRQLGFSGPATLASEADYAAGQGFILLDDVACVGTELSLLDCPHSNWGQHDCSHAEDVGVHCSPESNTVTGSLGPPVRLVDGESTKEGRVEVFLNGQWGSICDDGWTDRDATVVCRQLGFSGAAKARAMAYFGEGQGPIHLDSIECRGTEHALGQCVRPDTGIHSCWHSEDAGVICDYVEEKVQDIRRTGPESSVCGMRLLHRRKKRIIGGNKSLRGGWPWQASLRLKGFQRDTRLLCGATLISSCWVVTAAHCFKRFGVDVRRYLLRVGDYHTAVKDEFERELPVERIVLHRNYWAGSNDNDIALVRMRGREGHCLSFNSHVLPICLPDKKEKSDINRQACIISGWGDTGKSYSRTLLQGVVPLLPREDCEVRYGQKFTNRMICAGNLSEDKRVDSCQGDSGGPLMCQKSNGRWIILGITSWGYGCGRKDSPGVYTKVSRYVPWIKKVTKLK, from the exons ATGGAGAGAGCAGGGAAGAGGCTGGTTACCAGGGTGTGTTTGCCTAAAGCAGCAAAAGGCCGAGCTGCTTTCAGGACATGCCCGTGTTTATTTCATTGGATAATATCTCTGcctttgctctgtttcttttcccaggcTCTCCTGGGATCCCAGCCCAGCCAAAACCATTTGCAGAGTGCAG TGTCCAGTGGGTGTGGCATCGGACCTCTTGGGTACTACAATGGCTCGTTGGCTGTCACTGAGGCTGGGGCAGAGTGCCTGAACTGGGCAGAGTTCCCTGATTACGTCCAGCAGTACCCAGACCGTGGCTTAGGGAACCACAATCACTGCAGAAACCCAGATGGGGGAGCTACACCCTGGTGCTTCTTCCGACTTGCATCAGGGGCCATCAGCTGGGCTAACTGTGACTGTAACCAAG GTGCTGTGCGGTTGGCTGAAGATAGCAGTGTGGAGCTGTACTTTGGTGGACTCTGGGGTACCATCTGTGCTGACCTCTGGACTGACTGGGATGCCAGTGTTGTCTGCAGGCAGCTAGGTCTCAG CGAGATTGGCACAGCTGGGAAGAAGAATCGTCCTGGACTGTGGCCTATTCCCCTGCACCTGCAGTCAGCAAACTGCCATGGGGATGAGAAAACCCTCTTGCAGTGTGGCTATCAGGAAGCTGTGTCAGGAACTTGTAACCAGGGGAGCGCCATGGTAACATGTGTCCCTCCAGAAG GTGTAGGCGCTCCATTGCGTTTAGTTGGGGGAAAGGAGAGCTTTGAAGGACGGGTGGAGGTATACCATGATGGCAAGTGGGGTACCATCTGTGATGATCAATGGGATGACCGTGATGCTGAAGTAGTTTGTAGGCAGCTGGGACTCAG TGGGAACCCGAAAGCCTTGTCGTGGGCTCACTATGGTCAGGGATCTGGCCCCATCCTGCTAGATGAAGTGGAGTGCTCAGGCAATGAACTCTCACTCGACCAATGCAAGAAGAGTGACTGGGGACAACAAAACTGTGACCATATTGAAGATGCTGGCGTCTCCTGTGACCCTTTCACAG AGGGCACTGTAAGGCTGACTGGTGGTCGCAGCCCCAGCGAAGGCAGGGTAGAAGTTTATTACAATGGAGACTGGGGCACAGTATGTGATGATGGCTGGACAGATCTCAGTGCCCAGGtggtctgcaggcagctgggcttCAG TGGGCCTGCTACCCTGGCCTCTGAAGCGGACTATGCTGCTGGCCAAGGCTTTATCTTGCTGGATGATGTGGCTTGTGTGGGCACGGagctctccctcctggactGTCCCCATAGCAACTGGGGGCAGCACGACTGCTCACACGCTGAGGATGTGGGAGTCCACTGTTCCCCTGAGAGCAACACAGTCACTGGCAGCCTCG gacCTCCTGTGCGGCTGGTGGATGGAGAAAGCACCAAGGAGGGACGGGTTGAAGTATTCCTGAATGGGCAGTGGGGCAGCATCTGTGATGATGGCTGGACAGACAGAGATGCTACAGTAGTTTGCAGGCAACTGGGCTTCAG TGGTGCAGCAAAAGCCAGGGCAATGGCTTATTTTGGTGAAGGCCAAGGGCCCATCCATCTGGACAGTATAGAATGTAGAGGCACAGAGCACGCTCTGGGGCAATGTGTCAGACCTGACACTGGGATTCACAGTTGCTGGCACAGTGAAGATGCTGGTGTGATTTGTGACTATGTGGAAGAGAAGGTCCAGGATATCAGGAGAACAG GTCCAGAGTCCAGTGTGTGTGGCATGCGCCTACTGCATCGTCGCAAGAAAAGGATCATAGGTGGAAACAAGTCTCTCAG aggTGGTTGGCCATGGCAGGCCTCACTACGGTTGAAGGGTTTCCAGAGAGATACCCGTCTGCTCTGTGGGGCAACACTGATCAGCAGTTGCTGGGTAGTGACTGCAGCCCACTGCTTCAAAAG GTTTGGTGTTGATGTGCGACGCTACCTGCTGCGGGTAGGTGACTACCACACAGCTGTGAAGGATGAGTTTGAGAGAGAGCTGCCTGTGGAGCGGATTGTCCTTCACAGGAACTACTGGGCTGGCAGCAACGATAATGACATTGCCCTGGTCCGAATGCGAGGCAGAGAGGGGCATTGTCTCTCCTTCAACAGCCACGTTCTGCCTATCTGCCTTCCTGACAAGAAAGAGAAGTCTGACATAAACAGGCAAGCCTGCATCATCTCTGGCTGGGGAGACACAG GGAAATCTTATTCAAGAACACTACTGCAGGGGGTGGTGCCTCTTCTGCCACGGGAAGACTGTGAGGTCCGTTATGGGCAGAAGTTCACGAACCGCATGATTTGTGCTGGGAACCTCTCTGAAGATAAACGAGTGGACAGCTGCCAGGGTGACAGCGGAGGGCCACTCATGTGTCAGAAGTCAAATGGACGCTGGATCATTTTGGGAATCACTTCGTGGGGTTACGGGTGTGGTCGGAAGGATTCCCCTGGTGTGTACACAAAGGTCAGCAGATACGTACCCTGGATCAAGAAAGTGACCaagctaaaatga